Proteins from a genomic interval of Branchiostoma floridae strain S238N-H82 unplaced genomic scaffold, Bfl_VNyyK Sc7u5tJ_1189, whole genome shotgun sequence:
- the LOC118407286 gene encoding mitochondrial fission regulator 1-like, giving the protein MDHSLSSQIVIHIINHLLPYVMVAHQHLCTLWVSWWPKSAQRKVKNVSHRSIVRVIGTYLSLKPQHHRLYFQVRSHTTVSSLKPQHHRLYFQVRSHTTVSSLKPQHHRLYFQVRSHTTVSSLKPQHHRLYFQTVQPDQRCSTPFSEDGVRRAPVSLADIAMLEQEEPLPGIYISCELGQSRREARRNSRSCVRRKETEHVLDTTPAATCNPSQKQPPVEDAALQRISALEAELNKLRAQIALMATVQPQTPSVQPGAGNPLGTPQAPPPAPPPPPPPPPPPASLATPVMNIKEIIRKNKSKRSASVSTPVSMPSINRCIIVKPKCFPQNKSKRSASVSTPVSMPSPGGVPNMMAVLKDMSNVKLRSVERSPGGTPVRQKPKEADAQDPAALIAQALRRKFAHRKPVGSPDQQDKENDWPSPDASCSPKHKFQQA; this is encoded by the exons ATGGACCACAGCCTGTCATCACAAATTGTCATCCACATCATCAACCATCTGCTCCCTTATGTAATG GTCGCCCACCAGCACCTCTGCACCCTGTGGGTCAGCTGGTGGCCAAAGTCAGCCCAGAGGAAGGTTAAGAATGTCTCACACCGCAGTATTGTCCGGGTGATCGGCACCTACCTGTCACTCAAACCCCAGCACCACAGACTTTACTTCCAGGTAAGGTCTCACACCACAGTATCGTCACTCAAACCCCAGCACCACAGACTCTACTTCCAGGTAAGGTCTCACACCACAGTATCATCACTCAAACCCCAGCACCACAGACTCTACTTCCAGGTAAGGTCTCACACCACAGTATCATCACTCAAACCCCAGCACCACAGACTATACTTCCAG ACTGTCCAGCCGGATCAGCGATGCTCTACCCCGTTCAGCGAGGATGGCGTGCGGAGAGCGCCGGTGTCGCTGGCGGACATCGCCATGTTGGAACAGGAGGAACCACTGCCTGGCATCTACATTAG CTGTGAATTGGGACAGTCCAGAAGAGAAGCCAGGAGAAACTCAAGAAGTTGTGTCAGGAGAAAGGAGACGGAACACGTCTTAGACACCACCCCTGCAGCAACGTGCAATCCTAGTCAG AAGCAGCCCCCAGTAGAAGATGCAGCCCTGCAGAGAATCAGCGCGCTGGAGGCAGAGCTGAACAAACTCCGCGCTCAGATCGCTCTCATGGCCACCGTGCAGCCGCAGACCCCCTCCGTACAGCCAGGTGCTGGTAACCCCCTGGGGACCCCTCAGGCTCCACCACCTGcaccgccccctcccccacctccaccccctccccctgcaaGTCTGGCCACACCTGTCATGAACATCAAGGAGATCATCAGGAAG AACAAGTCGAAGCGCTCAGCCTCCGTGAGCACGCCCGTCTCCATGCCCAGTATAAACAGATGTATAATTGTGAAACCTAAATGTTTTCCCCAGAACAAGTCAAAGCGGTCTGCCTCTGTGAGCACACCCGTTTCCATGCCCAGCCCCGGCGGAGTCCCAAACATGATGGCTGTACTCAAGGACATGAGCAACGTCAAGCTGCGCTCTGTGGAAAG GTCACCAGGAGGCACCCCCGTGAGACAGAAGCCGAAGGAAGCCGACGCCCAGGACCCGGCGGCGCTCATCGCCCAGGCGCTGCGCAGGAAGTTCGCTCACAGGAAACCCGTCGGGTCACCTGATCAGCAGGACAAGGAGAATGACTGGCCGTCACCGGACGCGTCATGCAGCCCGAAG CACAAGTTCCAACAGGCTTAA
- the LOC118407295 gene encoding armadillo repeat-containing protein 1-like — protein MTSTEGKLQVVRQLHDIAKQPQGHDVITQDPSLLSGLVLFLDIQQHEEPVICASLEVLELLAHKPSCRPIMHQQLGMKESLQHICSRDTAAQASAQSVFQLLYKAEQKSKTPGSGLKDTYNSTRTSNNSNIRKKVCFLGAANKKSKTITLQIKGLTDQHRRELCVGQLLKVKGVISFTFNMPLQRCVLRARPDLKAESLVATVNKTGVMNAQQVVRNDQGEEVLLSFGAHPADANKENTTLPDYLPEEDSPVKSDGFTLARSGHDPQGGGRGWLSSAAGAAVSYLSKSFYW, from the exons ATGACGAGTACAGAGGGAAAGCTGCAGGTGGTGAGACAGCTGCATGATATCGCTAAGCAACCACAGGGACATGATGTCATCACTCAG GACCCCAGCCTGCTGTCCGGCCTGGTGCTGTTCCTGGATATCCAGCAGCATGAAGAAccggtcatctgcgcaagtctgGAG GTTCTGGAGCTGCTGGCCCACAAACCCTCCTGCCGTCCCATCATGCATCAGCAGCTGGGCATGAAAGAGTCTCTGCAACACATCTGCAGCAG ggaCACGGCAGCCCAGGCCTCGGCACAGTCCGTTTTCCAGCTCCTGTACAAAGCGGAGCAGAAGTCTAAAACCCCAGGCTCGGGTCTGAAGGACACCTACAACTCCACACGCACCTCCAACAACAGCAACATCCGCAAGAAAGTCTGCTTCCTCGGCGCCGCTAACAAAAAATCAAAGACCATCACGCTGCAGATTAAAGGTCTCACTGATCAG CATCGACGTGAACTCTGTGTGGGCCAGCTGCTCAAGGTCAAAGGGGTCATCAGTTTCACCTTCAACATGCCGCTCCAGAGATGCGTCCTGCGGGCGCGGCCCGACCTCAAGGCAGAG AGCCTGGTGGCTACAGTGAACAAGACGGGCGTGATGAACGCTCAGCAGGTGGTCAGGAACGACCAGGGAGAGGAG GTCCTGCTGTCGTTCGGAGCTCACCCCGCCGACGCTAACAAAGAGAACACGACGCTGCCGGACTACCTTCCCGAAGAGGACAGTCCCGTGAAGTCCGACGGGTTCACGCTGGCCAGGTCGGGTCACGACCCCCAGGGTGGAGGTCGCGGATGGCTCAGTTCTGCGGCCGGCGCTGCTGTTAGTTACCTGTCCAAGTCTTTCTACTGGTGA
- the LOC118407296 gene encoding 2-hydroxyacyl-CoA lyase 1-like gives MGEADDSKVTGAMALAEALKAQGVEYAFGIVGIPVVEVGMALQQAGIHYVGMRNEQSACYAAQAIGYLTGRPGVCLVVSGPGILHVIGGMANATVNCWPLLVIGGACDEDQEGMGAFQEYPQVESSRLHCKYAARIPGVRDIPFFVEKAVRNSMYGRPGACYLDLPGQLVNKQVGQSQLRTVPCCPPPPKVLADPAAVVKATSVLTRAQRPLVIIGKGAAFSRAEGSIRQFVEKTGLPFLPTPMGKGVVPDDHPLCMSAARSRALLQADVILLLGARLNWMLHFGLPPRFNATVKTIQVDVCPEEMGNPRPAEVALVGDLDCVVKQLNQAMDEHHRGWRFAAESPWWVNLKQKADLNRRITQEMAQSTKLPMNYYSVFQNVIEAIPPDAIIVSEGANTMDIGRTMLLNRLPRRRLDAGTFGTMGVGLGFAIAAALYARDHLPGTKVVCVEGDSAFGFSGMEVETVCRYQLPILFIVVNNNGIYAGLDQETWGHMERAGTQLTLVSPPTSLLPNARYEQVLAAFGGKGYFVANHEELRRALQSATTDNRASLINVMIEPTSSRKQQDFDWLTRSGL, from the exons ATGGGGGAGGCAGACGACAGTAAGGTGACAGGCGCGATGGCCCTGGCTGAAGCCCTGAAGGCGCAGGGAGTGGAGTACGCGTTCGGCATCGTGGGGATCCCGGTAGTGGAGGTGGGGATGGCGCTGCAGCAGGCCGGGATTCACTATGTCGGCATGAGGAACGAACAGTCGGCCTGCTACGCCGCTCAGGCCATCG GATACCTGACCGGACGGCCCGGCGTGTGCCTGGTTGTGTCCGGTCCGGGCATCCTGCACGTGATTGGTGGGATGGCGAATGCCACGGTGAACTGCTGGCCGCTGCTGGTGATTGGTGGAGCCTGCGACGAGGACCAGGAGGGCATGGGGGCCTTCCAGGAGTATCCACAG GTGGAAAGCAGCAGGCTCCACTGTAAGTACGCTGCGAGGATTCCCGGAGTGCGAGACATCCCATTCTTCGTGGAGAAGGCAGTGCGGAACAGCATGTACGGCCGGCCGGGCGCGTGTTACCTCGACCTTCCTGGGCAGCTGGTCAACAAGCAGGTGGGGCAGTCTCAGCTCCGCACGGTGCCATGCTGTCCACCCCCGCCGAAGGTGTTGGCAGATCCCGCTGCAGTGGTGAAGGCAACATCAGTGCTAACAAGGGCACAGCGACCTCTGGTGATTATTGGGAAAG GTGCTGCGTTCTCCCGTGCGGAGGGTAGTATACGACAGTTCGTGGAGAAGACGGGTCTCCCCTTCCTGCCAACCCCCATGGGGAAGGGCGTCGTCCCTGACGACCATCCGCTCTGCATGTCTGCTGCCAG GTCCCGTGCCCTGCTGCAGGCAGATGTGATCCTGCTGCTGGGAGCCAGGCTAAACTGGATGCTGCACTTCGGCCTCCCTCCAAGGTTCAACGCAACAGTCAAGACCATACAG GTTGACGTGTGTCCAGAGGAGATGGGAAACCCGCGGCCTGCCGAGGTGGCGCTGGTGGGAGACCTGGACTGTGTGGTGAAACAGCTGAACCAAGCCATGGACGAACATCACAG aGGCTGGAGGTTTGCAGCGGAGAGCCCGTGGTGGGTGAACCTGAAACAGAAAGCCGACCTGAACCGGAGGATCACTCAGGAGATGGCCCAAAGCACCAAGCTGCCAATGAACTACTACTCCGTCTTCCAG AACGTGATTGAAGCCATCCCGCCGGACGCCATCATCGTCAGCGAGGGCGCCAACACGATGGACATCGGGCGCACCATGTTGCTGAACCGCCTGCCACGGCGCCGCCTTGACGCCGGGACGTTCGGCACGATGGGGGTCGGACTCGGGTTTGCTATCGCTGCAGCACTGTACGCGCGCGACCACCTCCCGGGGACGAAGGTCGTGTGTGTGGAGGGTGACAGCGCGTTCGGGTTCTCTGGGATGGAGGTGGAGACCGTGTGCAg GTATCAGCTTCCGATCCTGTTCATTGTGGTGAACAACAACGGGATCTACGCTGGGCTGGACCAGGAGACCTGGGGACACATGGAGCGGGCGGGGACTCAGCTGACTCTGGTCAGCCCTCCCACATCCCTACTGCCTAACGCTCGCTACGAACAG GTGTTGGCAGCGTTTGGAGGGAAAGGCTACTTTGTAGCGAACCACGAGGAGTTGCGAAGGGCCCTCCAGTCGGCAACGACAGACAACCGCGCCTCGCTGATCAACGTGATGATCGAGCCAACGTCTTCGCGCAAACAGCAAGACTTTGACTGGCTCACACGCTCTGGTCTGTGA